A window of the Maylandia zebra isolate NMK-2024a unplaced genomic scaffold, Mzebra_GT3a scaffold01, whole genome shotgun sequence genome harbors these coding sequences:
- the LOC101475546 gene encoding 7SK snRNA methylphosphate capping enzyme — translation MMSVDKEAVLTHESPIRLSPVFPAAISLSEQPQLAKPLPIIRAKNGLQPPDDSQPALPAPPPPPSTQRIGNRRYSMGVGFKGLTKRRRRANSDSLSESVLPSHFLLGGNIFDPLNLNSLLDEEVNRTTNQETPKCSPLPSRGEDPVEILVPRDITDPLNLKGGGKGGEDGRGVLLSPLKSKRKHRTRHHKVGGGDGEGDKEVAAAPLFPHTGGFRVPLLNKGGSVPPSPLPCELNTAITCRDDVAPSPILPRRHTHPPPGPPHKPGSQGDGRQRKRRRTTSTRLADGAGSTIVTTTVAQPSKFQTPLVGGAKAARCGGPQTGSTNPREKKKDKHRYQYGNHSRCYGYQGFYGDKWEGRVGPEEDPRLRVFEADWFRDKTVLDVGCGTGHMTLAVARRFNPTHILGVELDKQLVRAAIQNIRHFLSHDLVVEDRGKRKDTVAPPPPEQEGEEGQEELMKEFQQALSLLSFPLSFRVSRGPLSAPPLLSPSSSSSSRFPSNITFIQGDYVSDREAWPGRGHYDVIMCLNVTKWVQLQSGDAGVGRLFKRAYQSLSPGGIFILEPQPWSSYCHSKRASKTTFSHCRSLRLRPEQFTSYLTDSVGFSSYRLITHAGNQRPIYLFHKGSAQKK, via the exons ATGATGTCAGTGGACAAAGAGGCGGTCCTCACCCATGAGTCGCCCATCAGACTCAGCCCCGTCTTCCCCGCTGCCATCAGCCTATCAGAGCAGCCGCAGCTGGCTAAACCCCTCCCCATCATCCGGGCTAAAAATGGCCTCCAGCCGCCTGATGACAGCCAGCCGGCCCTTCCGgcgccacctcctcctccatcgaCTCAGCGAATCGGGAATAGGCGTTACTCCATGGGCGTGGGCTTCAAGGGGCTGACCAAGCGCCGACGCCGCGCCAACAGCGACAGTCTGTCAGAGTCTGTGTTACCGAGTCACTTCCTGTTGGGCGGGAACATCTTTGACCCGCTGAACCTGAACTCGCTGTTGGACGAGGAAGTAAACAG AACAACCAATCAGGAGACACCAAAGTGCTCACCCCTGCCGTCACGGGGCGAAGACCCCGTAGAGATCCTGGTGCCTCGTGACATCACTGATCCTCTGAACCTGAAGGGAGGGGGAAAGGGGGGTGAGGATGGACGAGGGGTCCTGCTGTCCCCACTGAAGTCCAAGAGGAAGCACAGGACCCGACACCACAAAGTAGGAGGAGGGGACGGCGAAGGAGACAAGGAGGTGGCAGCAGCGCCGCTGTTTCCCCACACAGGTGGATTCAGAG TACCGTTGTTGAACAAAGGGGGCAGCGTTCCTCCATCTCCTCTCCCCTGTGAGCTCAACACTGCCATCACCTGCCGAGACGACGTGGCCCCGTCCCCCATCCTGCCCAGGAGGCACACCCACCCTCCACCTGGCCCCCCCCACAAGCCTGGGAGCCAGGGTGACGGGCGGCAACGAAAGCGGCGACGCACCACCTCGACAAGGTTGGCAGATGGTGCTGGAAGCACCATTGTCACAACGACTGTAGCTCAGCCAAGCAAATTCCAGACACCGTTAGTGGGAGGGGCTAAAGCTGCCAG GTGTGGAGGACCTCAGACTGGTTCCACTAACcccagagagaagaagaaggacaAACACCGCTACCAGTACGGGAACCACAGCCGTTGCTATGGCTACCAAGGTTTTTATGGAGACAAGTGGGAGGGGCGGGTTGGGCCAGAGGAAGACCCAAGGCTCCGGGTCTTTGAAGCTGATTGGTTCAGAGACAAGACGGTTCTGGACGTAGGCTGCGGCACTGGTCACATGACACTGGCTGTTGCCCGAAGATTTAACCCCACCCACATCTTGGGGGTGGAGCTAGACAAGCAGCTCGTCCGTGCTGCCATACAGAACATTAGACACTTCCTGTCACATGACCTGGTGGTGGAGGACAGAGGGAAGAGGAAAGACACGGTAGCCCCGCCTCCTCCCGAACAGGAAGGGGAGGAGGGGCAGGAGGAGTTGATGAAGGAGTTCCAACAggctctctccctcctctccttcCCTCTGTCCTTCAGGGTGAGTCGGGGCCCTCTCTCAGCTCCTCCCCTTCTCTCTccttcatcctcttcctcctccaggtTCCCCAGTAACATCACCTTCATCCAG GGTGACTACGTCTCAGACCGTGAAGCTTGGCCTGGGCGGGGCCATTATGATGTCATCATGTGTCTCAACGTAACCAAGTGGGTGCAGCTGCAGTCGGGTGACGCAGGTGTGGGTAGACTATTCAAACGAGCCTATCAGAGCCTGTCGCCAGGTGGAATATTTATCCTGGAGCCACAACCATGGAGCAGCTACTGCCACAGCAAGAGAGCCTCG AAAACAACGTTCAGTCACTGCAGGAGTTTGAGGCTCAGGCCTGAACAGTTCACCTCCTACCTGACGGACAGCGTGGGCTTCAGCTCCTACAGACTCATCACACACGCAG GTAACCAGCGGCCCATCTACCTGTTCCATAAAGGCTCTGCGCAGAAGAAGTGA
- the LOC101478765 gene encoding HLA class II histocompatibility antigen, DP alpha 1 chain, with protein sequence MKMKVWVLLLVLSSVLCVSADSLHGDNWISGCSDTDGEAVMILDDEAVWYADFNKQTGIYPLPPFVDPITFPGQYEQAVADQQVCRQNLKTIRQAMKDVPKELDPPSSMIIYTVLNLELRVQNTLICHVTGFYPAPVNITWTKNEQKVTEGASTSVPFPNKDGSFKQTSRLDFIPKQGDVYSCTVEHVALMQPMTKFYAVENSDLILGPAMFCGVGLTVGVLGVAAGIFLLIRGTE encoded by the exons atgaagaTGAAGGTGTGGGTGCTGCTCCTCGTCCTGTCCTCAGTCCTCTGTGTCTCTGCTGATT CTCTGCATGGGGACAACTGGATCAGCGGCTGTTCAGATACTGATGGCGAGGCTGTGATGATACTTGATGATGAGGCGGTCTGGTACGCCGACTTTAACAAACAGACAGGAATCTATCCTCTGCCCCCCTTTGTAGATCCCATTACCTTCCCAGGTCAATATGAACAAGCTGTGGCTGATCAACAGGTCTGCAGGCAAAACCTGAAGACGATTCGTCAGGCTATGAAGGACGTCCCCAAAGAACTGG ATCCTCCTTCGAGCATGATCATCTACACAGTACTAAATTTGGAGCTCAGAGTCCAAAACACTCTGATCTGTCACGTGACTGGTTTCTATCCTGCTCCTGTCAACATCACCTGGACCAAGAACGAGCAGAAGGTGACAGAAGGAGCGAGCACCAGTGTTCCCTTCCCCAACAAAGATGGTTCCTTCAAACAGACGTCCAGACTGGACTTCATCCCAAAGCAGGGAGACGTCTACAGCTGCACCGTGGAACATGTGGCCCTGATGCAACCAATGACCAAATTCTACG cTGTGGAGAACTCTGATCTCATTCTTGGACCTGCCATGTTTTGTGGAGTGGGTCTGACTGTCGGTGTCCTCGGTGTGGCAGCAGGAATCTTCTTACTCATCAGAGGAACCGAGTGA
- the LOC101475247 gene encoding H-2 class II histocompatibility antigen, E-S beta chain, which yields MASMFLCFTLLFINICTADGYECYSSTRCLFNSTELQDIEFIRSYYYNKIEHVRFSSDVGRFVGYTEFGIKEAEYWNKDQAILAQMRAQKETYCQHNTDLWYANVLSKSVKPSARLHSTMAPGCHHPAMLVCSVYDFYPKLIKVSWLRNGQETTSDITSTEEFANGDWLYQVHSHLEYMPRSGEKISCMVEHASLDEPLIINWVPPMPETERLIIVGAIGLILGLILFVAGVIYRRKSGDTSLAHRFGEKQAEDWNKDPAALSLWRPQKEMFFKPDSELCFTNVLPKSVMPLARLHSMTPPGGRHPVLALCRVYDFFPNQSKTRTDAGSQ from the exons ATGGCTTCAATGTTTTTATGCTTCACGCTTCTCTTCATCAACATCTGCACAGCAG ATGGATATGAGTGTTACTCTTCAACTCGCTGCCTGTTTAACTCCACTGAGCTGCAGGACATCGAGTTCATCAGATCTTACTATTACAACAAGATAGAGCATGTCAGGTTCAGCAGCGATGTGGGGAGGTTTGTTGGATACACTGAGTTTGGTATAAAGGAGGCAGAATACTGGAACAAAGATCAGGCAATACTCGCTCAAATGAGAGCTCAGAAGGAGACGTACTGCCAACACAACACTGACCTCTGGTACGCAAATGTTCTTTCTAAATCAG TGAAACCATCAGCCAGACTTCACTCCACGATGGCTCCTGGTTGTCACCATCCTGCCATGTTGGTCTGCAGCGTCTATGACTTCTACCCTAAACTGATCAAAGTGAGCTGGTTGAGAAATGGACAGGAAACAACCTCTGATATCACTTCCACTGAAGAGTTTGCAAATGGTGATTGGCTCTACCAGGTCCACTCCCACTTGGAGTACATGCCCAG GTCTGGCGAGAAGATCTCCTGTATGGTGGAGCACGCCAGCCTGGATGAACCACTGATTATTAACTGGG TCCCGCCCATGCCTGAAACAGAGAGACTGATCATAGTTGGAGCCATAGGACTGATCCTGGGCCTGATCTTGTTTGTGGCTGGAGTCATCTACAGGAGGAAGAGTGGAG ATACATCTTTGGCTCACAGGTTCGGTGAGAAACAGGCAGAGGACTGGAACAAAGATCCTGCAGCTCTGAGCTTGTGGAGACCTCAGAAGGAGATGTTCTTCAAACCCGACTCTGAGCTCTGCTTCACAAATGTTCTGCCTAAGTCAG TGATGCCATTGGCCAGGCTTCACTCCATGACGCCCCCTGGTGGTCGTCATCCTGTCTTGGCACTCTGCAGAGTCTACGACTTCTTCCCCAATCAGTCCAAAACCAG GACTGATGCTGGTTCCCAGTAG